GGGAGAACAAtggattttatgaaaatttgcaCTACTCGACTTTTCCGTCCTcatcgatttaaaaaatatattctcaaATTTTGACCtccaaataatgaaaatatcttgaaatgtggtaaattaaaaatgacaaaatcaaGTAAATGAGAGTTATTGTATTGTTTATGATTCTTAAATTTCAATGGAGGAAAGTGTTTCCCAGGAAACACCGCGAACCGACCTGCTTTTCGGTTGACGTAACGAGACTGAAAAGGGTCCTTTGATCTTGCGAACCCTCACTCTGGACTCCATCCCGCAGACCCAATAATGTGTTTTACGTCATTTTCCATTCCCCAAGCATTGAGCCATCCCAATAAATACAACAACACCATCAGTAcagtaatgaataattaaatcacTCGAAGATTCTATTTTGCGTTAaagaaatttctgaaaatcgtAGTAaatacatatatttttcataattttttttaacgctcGAATGGATCCTCCTCTGTGGACATTCCTTTGAACATGCCGAATTTATCTCAATGATGGGTATGATAGAGACCCACATGTGGGCggtggaatatttttcacggTAAAATAAAAGCCCACATTTATATGAAGACCAGGCCGGTCAAATCAATACTCTAATACAGTTTTACGTCGAGGTAGGGCGCCAGTCCTCTTCCACATAGCGCAACCACGCAGAGCATCGCGTCTGATTGTAATTCTAACATTGAAATTATCAGCATATCATCATCTCCTATCTCGGCATCACCAAACTCCATCTCGGAGGCAAGTGTTTATGCGATAATGATCATGAGATCCactcaaataattgataatagaATTTTGCCTTTTTAAATGGTGACATTATTCTGTTTGTGTGCGGTACAGAGGTCTTCCACAACATCTTGAACATAAACAAAGCAGCACAAATCCACCAgtaagtatttttattcattacacCATTCGATATTTATAAAACAAAAGATATTtctttcaaggatttttttcctaACATATTCCAGAAATGTATTTGTTGGGTATCCTCGCAATCGTCGCAATGGCTCAGGGCACAATCTATCTGCCAGAAATGAAGGTGAGTATATgaatttttagtgaaaaaatagaatattttttgagaTCACTTGTTATTAGAGATTTCACAATTAATGTTCACAAAGGCCTGATTCAAGTACCGTCGGGCTTGTGAGggtgaaaataatcaatacgAGATATAATATCCTCATGAAAGTCCTGTATTCACGTtgacaatgaaaattcttctgATAAAGGTATTATCAAAGATCCTCATGATGCTCAAAATATCGTATTCAATGCTCATAATGCTCTAATCAGACAAATCTTGGATCAAAATGTTTATTTGATCGATTTGTTAATAATACTTATAGTAACAACCGTACACTCACAAGCCTCAAAATCACATTTTCAATACCCAAAGTTCCACGTAAAGAGTTTCGCTCATAAAATTCATACAACAATATTATTGGCGCTCATACGACTCTCAACTCTTTTATTTACGTtaaaatatgtaaattttcCAGGACCACTTGTTATCAGAGCTTCTACTTCGCGACATAATAGATCGAATGGGTAATGAACTTGTCGACGCGGCTGACTCATACATAGATTATCAGGATCAAGCTCGCGGCACCGACGATTACGATAAAGCCAAAGAAATACCGGCTGAGATGCCGATTGATTACGAAGGGATTGAAACACTCAATCCAAATCCAAGTATAAGGGATCAGGAATACCTTCGTCACAGTACATTAAATTCCCATCAGAGATTGAATGACAATGGGGATAATCGCCATAGAGTTCAGCTGGCTGGTCTCAAGGGAGTCAAGGACGAGAAGACTGAGAACACCTTGCCAGCGTATTGTACACCACCCAATCCCTGTCCCATCGGTTATACCGGTTAGTGGATTTGTAAATCATGtgagaaattttgttttttttttgtttttcttcatttatattttcattggaaGGGCGATTACAAAATTACTTATTATATTTCAAGTTAATTTTAGAATAactaaaaattcagtgaagtatttttaatttgataaataataaagcAATCGTCAGAGACCTGGGAACTTAAGGGTAGCTGGGACCCCAGGTGGAGACTCAGATGGTTGATTGCAAAATTAGAAGAGCATTTCcccatttaaaaataaacctCATAACCATATCGACTTTTTCCAGGTCAAAATCATTGCATCGAAGATTTTGAAAATACCGCAGCATTCAGTCGAGACTATCAGAGTGCTCAGGATTGCATGTGTGACACTGAACACATGATTGATTGTTCCAACGATTCCGGGAGCGATCGAGGAATAGCGAACGTTCAACTTCCAAATTCCGAATTCGATCAAATTGTTGAACAATTCcaggtaaatttttttctacataaGAAAATATGGTGTATGCATTTAGGAATCTATTGGACTATTTTGTTGCTTTCAGGAGACCAATCCCTTCTTCAGGGGCGAGAAGCTACCGATAGCAGCGAAAAAGGGAATTCACGTGAtttcatgaatgaaaatatatcaCTAATTACTCAATCTTTCATTGAACtgaaagaattatttattattggtcGTCTAATATCGGTGTTACTATATCAAAGAGAAATTTATCTCAtgttttttctcaatattttaatGCTATATTATGATCTTGACTATGAATTTTCGCACATTCAGGTCGATCAAATCCTTAGGTACAAGCTGAAAATCCTGAATGTAAACAACGTTTCACAAATCGTGAATTACTCCTGAAAAATCTGCTTTacgtttataaaaatataatttcccaGAAAAAATAGCTTTTGTGgttaacatatttttttttcaattcaccactccaaatatattaattattggcATTACTAATAAATTATGTTTTAGCAATTGTAATTTACGATGATTTTGAGCGTCATTTACATGCAGATTTTTCTGTGCGAAAAATTACCCGGACAATGACAGTAAGAATACCTATGTTTCTAGGTGGAATTGTTTATCTTTCAAAGGTATAATAATGATACAtaatatattttgaaaatccaAAGTCCAATAATGATGGTTTTTCTTCAACGATCAAATCCCATTCACCAGTGAAGGAGTCCTTCCGGATTTCAACTTGTGTTTCgtgagaatttttcaacaatttcattcaattttcgagaaaaactccaaatttttccacacagaaaaattttaaaatttcataagAATGTAGATTTGTCAAAACGCCAATAGCCAAATTTCTTCCATTTGCCATAATAATGTTTATTGTTCATCATGACGATTATTTAAGCTGTTCAATGTTCGAAAAGAATCAATTTACAAGTGCAGGAATAATATATGATAACAGGATATCCCCTGcagtattaaaattattttttaacaatggATCACAACAAATTGGCTTTCGTAAAATGCAGAcatatgaaatatttcaggACTTGCAAATTCAGAtctgagtaatttttatttgtgatccatcatcccttttttttttaatccgcaATGATCCTTTACTAGTGTTATGATTAACAATAtcccattttttaaacattaaatctTAGAAAGAATATTCAGCAAAATCGCGCTATCGAAATGCTTCGATTTCCGGACATCGAGGATGGCCTCATCCAGCAAATGTGATGAGCGCAACCTGAATAACGCGCCGGATCAACATCGGACCACCTGCAGACGGGCAGAGACCGTAGCCGTACTTTAGACATTTGTCAAAATTAAAACTTCAGTCTTGTCTTAGAATGGAAAACGACCACTTAAATGCCTGATTCTGGAATGAATCGGTACCTCTACTCGGCATTTATCTTTTCTTTGGAGGATCAGGAAACCAACTCGTAGATACGCACACCTTCGTAATGACTGTTCCTGCAATTAGTTTTCAAATTATCTTGCACGATACCGTCCGACAGGTTGCAAAATTATACGTTACGGTCACAGTGTGAAATCACGAGAAGGAGGACTCATGTTAAAAATCAAATACATTTAAAAAAGACAAGGgctattggaaaaattgacaACGAGTGATCAGTACATGAACAGAAATGAGTAACCCAAATCACATTAATTTGTCATTCCAGGTTGTCTCGTTTTATCTCACTCTTATTTCGCGAACATTTTCTATGAATATCAAAATTGATTGGATGCGTCATTATTAGAGTTTGCGTGTCTAACTAATATTGGCCGAAATATATAAGTGTATtgttaaagaaaaataaataaataatttcaatgctATTCAGTTGTTTGAGAATCTATTTCGATAATAATCTTCAGTCCCTTCAATGAAAGAGATGTGCCTATCACTTTAAAGGTATGACAATCTCcgctaaataaaaataattattttattacggAGCTACGAAAATCGAATGGGTATTTTAAATACTAAGTAGCCTTCCTTTTCCTAGATCCAGGACGAGACAGACTCTTAGCGTCTTTATTCATGAAGAAACCATAGTCTATTGAGAGGAATTTCAATGCGACGGTTCCAATGGTGGTGTCTTGATGGCGATTGAATATTCCAAAACCTCCCAATGCGCTCGGTGGACTGGAAACCAGAGGTGTGCCCTGGAAATATGGCAATGTAGTCTGTCCCCAGGGGTCGTCCCTTGAAGGCCCGATGAGGAACCATTCATCTATGTTTGGAATAATGTCGTCAAGATCGTCTCCATATGCTTCCTCGTCATCCGTAGGAAGCATCCACTTCTgcctaaaaatatatttcgtttTATTGCTTGTGATGCTGGATTAAAATAATACTCtatttcttttttaaaaaAGAATGGAACGTTCTTCGTCAACGATTCtgtcatgcttgaattgaaagTATTTCCATCCTAATCTAGGAACTTTGGGTGTCTGACACACAATAGGAAACTATTATctacatatatgtatacacATACGTGTATATATTtctaatatgattttttaatgtacaAAATTTCTCCATTTATCAATCTTCACTTTGTTTAGAATTGAAAAGTTAATTACTTTTGCTTATAAGGAGCTGCTTTGATATACTCTTTTTCCACATTACTGAGATTTCCAGATGCAACATCGAATGGCTTCGATAATATAGCTATCTGTATTGCACTTTCTTCCTCAATATAGTTGAATTTCACTCCTGCGAATGGAAGAAAGAAACCAgtgacagtaaaaaatgaaaactggACATTCGGCGGTTATAATTACCGGTAAGAACGTGGCCTTGGGGCACCGCCACTTCGTCGaaataaatttgtaaattttcattcacgaTTAGGTAATCAGTATTGTTAACATGAGATGATTTGCGTCGTAAATTCTTCAGTCGATGCGCCCGTATCTTCTCGCTGATATCATTGATTGGTTTCCATTTAGGTCGTCCCTCAATTATCCAATTGCTTCCCAATCTTCCTTGTTCAATCTGGAACTGTATCACTTGGTTTTTGACTATAAATTTAACTCCAGTTACTACCCtgtaatattataatttttatataagagcatgattttcaaatttcatatTGTATTTCGCACATGTTATCAGCGACATCAGCCTCAACCGGTTGCAAGTTGAAAATATGCGTTGAAGGAGACTCAATATCGTTGTCCACGCACTTGCACAAGCACGGATGGCTAggataaaattaacaaatggaattatttcaaatttattatcaatgcATTCTTCATTATCCTTACTCTAATTTATGTTTCAGCTCGCTAGGGCAAATATCGACCGGATAAGTGAATCCCTCCTCTACCCATTTATAACGCTCTGGACCGTGTTCCTTACCAAGagaaaattatgatatttattttatgataaaaaaattattatgcttggaaatttttttgtctgctggaaatctacaaaaaaaatttgatagaCTCACTGCTATACATGCTGTCACTATATTCGGTATCTCCTCACAATCAATCAGTTTGCCAAGACAAGGTCGTTTAATTGGTGTTGAGCAGGTATTGGATTTTGACAAACAATAGCTTGGCGTCGTCTTCGTTTGGCTCATTTCGCTACACTCCAAGTGAGGATACTTTTCTCCTTTAGCTTGGAAGAATCTATTCTGCAGGAAACCCTGTATTGCCCCTTCCAGCTCGATGTGCGTGACgtctgaaaaaatattgagtaaaACAGATGGAACTGCCCACTCAGAGCCATTTCTCTTTTGAATATTGGACAAAATTCTACTAAATGTCAAAATGTCAAAATTaacgaaatattttcctcagttagttgaaaaatattttaaagaaaGATATTAtcatatatttaatttaaagaaaaatgtcTTCCAAAGAACCACCAAACAatccgtttttttttaccatcatCTTC
This DNA window, taken from Diachasmimorpha longicaudata isolate KC_UGA_2023 chromosome 8, iyDiaLong2, whole genome shotgun sequence, encodes the following:
- the LOC135165626 gene encoding neuroendocrine protein 7B2 is translated as MYLLGILAIVAMAQGTIYLPEMKDHLLSELLLRDIIDRMGNELVDAADSYIDYQDQARGTDDYDKAKEIPAEMPIDYEGIETLNPNPSIRDQEYLRHSTLNSHQRLNDNGDNRHRVQLAGLKGVKDEKTENTLPAYCTPPNPCPIGYTGQNHCIEDFENTAAFSRDYQSAQDCMCDTEHMIDCSNDSGSDRGIANVQLPNSEFDQIVEQFQETNPFFRGEKLPIAAKKGIHVIS
- the LOC135165624 gene encoding uncharacterized protein LOC135165624, whose protein sequence is MGPKGSTMLLVAVIVLSNMSSIIIADSTFATSQSSVLYFGKQIWNILSSTANRTAPLWRKCTIPEKLSSMLFRRSMSVLFLETDVMDAVELHAIARLRGLLLSDFTDKINAIPVMITNFMVLVQNVNDAFTSLKSVLSQKQFSVANICSWTGTVIAQQKVTESILQIHDFLHPSFQGDRFLNEFLQHLKNSPNDGSQCRGFSPHDYLYALYDMIMVTKMKGYVVETILFRLLNPLDGQLACKYARKNLVSQVTVLYDRLRQHTKNYNTLFVRKLSKTSRNFQACPGEAFVRDVTHIELEGAIQGFLQNRFFQAKGEKYPHLECSEMSQTKTTPSYCLSKSNTCSTPIKRPCLGKLIDCEEIPNIVTACIAEHGPERYKWVEEGFTYPVDICPSELKHKLDHPCLCKCVDNDIESPSTHIFNLQPVEADVADNMVVTGVKFIVKNQVIQFQIEQGRLGSNWIIEGRPKWKPINDISEKIRAHRLKNLRRKSSHVNNTDYLIVNENLQIYFDEVAVPQGHVLTGVKFNYIEEESAIQIAILSKPFDVASGNLSNVEKEYIKAAPYKQKQKWMLPTDDEEAYGDDLDDIIPNIDEWFLIGPSRDDPWGQTTLPYFQGTPLVSSPPSALGGFGIFNRHQDTTIGTVALKFLSIDYGFFMNKDAKSLSRPGSRKRKAT